The genome window AATGTCTCCTTTGAGCTCAGAACCGCTGAGGAAACTTACTCCAAAAACGAGTGCTCCGAGAAGAAGGAGTGTCCCAAAAATTGGGAGAAGATTTTTGATATTTTTCATATTTGTATTGGTTATATCATTTGTATTATAACAAAATTAAAAAATTAAGTCAAATTTATTCGCCCCCCCTCTCGTAAATTTGTAACTGACTTTATCCTCCTCCGAGAACCTCCGCATTCATTCGTTCAACCTCGCGCTCAATAAGAGGAAATGCAGAGAATCCTCTCTTTTCTTCCAAAAACTTTTCCGCTTCTTGACGAGCTCTTACGACAAGACGTCCATCCGAAAAAGACGCCATTTTAAGGTCTGGAATTCCACTTTGTTTGAGGCCAAATACTTCTCCCGGACCTCGAAGCTTTAGGTCAATTTCCGCGAGTTTAAAGCCATCATATATTTTTTCCATCGCCTTTATGCGCTCTGTCGGCTGATCTGTTGGAAATAAAAAGCAGTACGATTGCATTTCAGACCTTCCCACTCTTCCTCGGAATTGATGAAGTTGTGCGAGTCCAAATCTTTCCGCTCCTTCAATGAGAATAATATTTGCGTTCGGAATATCAATTCCAACCTCAATCACCGATGTTGAAATAAGAATATCGAATTTTTTATTTTTAAAATTTTCCATAACCTGATCTTTTTCTTTCGGTTTCATTCTTCCATGCACAAGTGCAAGCTTCAAATGGGGAAATATGTCTTTTTTAAGCCTGATAAATTCTTCTTCCGCGGCCTTCGCTTCGATCTTTTCAGATTCAGAAACGAGCGGGCAAATGACAAATGCCTGATGACCTTTTTTCACTTCTTGTTCAACAAAAAGTTCTATTTGTCTTCTCCCCTGAGGCGGAACAACTTTTGTGTGAATCGGTTTTCTTCCAGGCGGCATTTCTGTGAGCACCGAAAGATCTTGGTCACCGAAAGCGACAATTGCGAGTGTTCGAGGAATCGGAGTTGCGGTCATTTGGAGAAGATGCGGAGATCCATGCCTCACGAGCTTTTCTCTTTGTCTCACACCGAATCGATGCTGTTCATCAATAATGACCAGCCCCAGATTTCGGAATTCTACTGTTTCTTCAATAAGCGCGTGCGTTCCCATAATGAGATCGATTTTTCCTTTCCGAAGGTTTTCGAGAATTTCTGCGCGTTTTTTTCCTTTTATGGAACCGGTGAGAAGAGCGGTCTGAAGAGACTGTGTCAAGCAAGAGTCACCCCTCCTTTGGTGACCTTCATTCGGGTCGCCCGAGGACGGGCGACTCCTGGAAAAAACAGTATCTTTTTCTTCCCCTGATTCCTGATTCCTCATTCCTAATTCCTGCTTCCTAATTCCTGCTTCCCCCGTCCGAGGAAATGGAAATAAAGACAACGTCTCCGTTATCTTCTCATAATGCTGCTCAGCCAAAATCTCCGTCGGCGCCATAATCGCCACTTGATAACCCTGAGAAATTACGGCAATTGCAGCAGAAATCGCCACAAGTGTTTTCCCAGATCCAACATCACCTTCGAGAAGCCTCAGCATGGGAACTGGTTTTTCCAAATCTTTTAAAATTTCAAAAATGGCGATTTTTTGCGAATTTGTCGGAACAAATGGCAATGTTGCAAAAAACTGTTTTTGAAGTTCCGGATCGAGAGGAATTTTTCTTGCTTTTCCTTCAGCGCTTTCTTTCCACTTTTTTTTACGATCCAAAGACGCAAGTTGCAAAAGAAAAAGCTCTTCAAATGCGAGTGTTTTTTTGGCATTTTCCAATTTTTCCATTGATGTCGGAAAATGCATTTCAAGAATTGCCTCATGTTTTTCCAAAAAATTCTGTTCGTGAATC of Candidatus Peregrinibacteria bacterium contains these proteins:
- the recG gene encoding ATP-dependent DNA helicase RecG, which produces MKKIPLSTSLSSVLRTTERHVKLLKEIEIQTVADLLTYFPREYEDQTHITHISEIRGDQKNVLRGRFSMVRREQTRNRMILVKAVFTDEDGNSLECVWFNQPYLHTMIPAGKLVTVVGKAKLSFGKISLQSPTFEEVSEETVHTGRIVPIYPEHGKLNTSWFRTKIFPLLDTIEPFPNLLPEDVIHEQNFLEKHEAILEMHFPTSMEKLENAKKTLAFEELFLLQLASLDRKKKWKESAEGKARKIPLDPELQKQFFATLPFVPTNSQKIAIFEILKDLEKPVPMLRLLEGDVGSGKTLVAISAAIAVISQGYQVAIMAPTEILAEQHYEKITETLSLFPFPRTGEAGIRKQELGMRNQESGEEKDTVFSRSRPSSGDPNEGHQRRGDSCLTQSLQTALLTGSIKGKKRAEILENLRKGKIDLIMGTHALIEETVEFRNLGLVIIDEQHRFGVRQREKLVRHGSPHLLQMTATPIPRTLAIVAFGDQDLSVLTEMPPGRKPIHTKVVPPQGRRQIELFVEQEVKKGHQAFVICPLVSESEKIEAKAAEEEFIRLKKDIFPHLKLALVHGRMKPKEKDQVMENFKNKKFDILISTSVIEVGIDIPNANIILIEGAERFGLAQLHQFRGRVGRSEMQSYCFLFPTDQPTERIKAMEKIYDGFKLAEIDLKLRGPGEVFGLKQSGIPDLKMASFSDGRLVVRARQEAEKFLEEKRGFSAFPLIEREVERMNAEVLGGG